The Nocardia arthritidis genome has a window encoding:
- a CDS encoding TetR/AcrR family transcriptional regulator, translated as MGRSSDGRERMLATASELFRDRGIAGTALMDIIDRSGAARGSIYHYFPGGKAQLAREATERAGREFGAMITGLVAADGPVVAMGICVDYFRQRLVDSGYEAGCPITAAALEPGEAIEARRAAGESYAAWEAALANALWQHGVPQSRAAAVATLAISAIEGALILARAQRDSGPLDRVRGELERFGEALLRQPT; from the coding sequence ATGGGACGCAGCTCGGACGGCCGGGAGCGGATGCTCGCCACAGCCTCCGAATTGTTCCGCGATCGGGGGATTGCCGGGACGGCGCTGATGGACATCATCGATCGCAGCGGCGCCGCGCGCGGATCGATCTATCACTACTTCCCCGGCGGCAAAGCGCAATTGGCGAGGGAGGCCACCGAGCGGGCCGGCCGCGAATTCGGCGCGATGATCACCGGATTGGTCGCGGCCGACGGTCCGGTGGTCGCAATGGGGATCTGCGTCGACTACTTCCGCCAGCGCCTGGTGGATTCCGGCTACGAGGCGGGCTGCCCGATCACCGCGGCCGCGCTGGAGCCGGGCGAGGCGATCGAGGCGCGCCGGGCGGCGGGGGAGTCCTATGCGGCTTGGGAGGCCGCGCTGGCGAATGCCCTTTGGCAGCACGGTGTTCCGCAGTCGCGGGCGGCGGCCGTCGCGACGTTGGCCATCAGCGCCATCGAGGGCGCGCTGATTCTGGCACGCGCACAACGGGATTCGGGTCCGCTCGATCGGGTGCGGGGTGAGCTGGAACGGTTCGGCGAGGCGCTGCTGCGGCAACCGACATGA
- a CDS encoding SDR family oxidoreductase, with protein MTTADGAKLLAGKVVAITGGARGIGRATAEAFLRSGAAVAIGDIDVELVAKTAAELGAEPDARVLGLPVNVTDKAAFAAFLDEVERELGPLDVLVNNAGIMPTGLFAEEDEAMTERIIDINLRGVIIGSRLATRRFLARKSGHLINIASLAGAQGFPGLATYCATKHAVVGFSSALHLELKEHGVHVSVVLPGIVRTELSAGAKMPGWIEPLTTVDPEDVANAVVRTVIREKALVTVPRRLAAIIKSAQLLPYRAQLAVAAFTGATTAFTQPDPAVREIYHRRLREQ; from the coding sequence ATGACAACAGCGGATGGCGCGAAACTGCTCGCGGGCAAGGTGGTCGCGATCACCGGCGGCGCGCGCGGCATCGGCCGGGCGACGGCGGAGGCGTTCCTGCGCTCGGGCGCCGCGGTCGCGATCGGCGATATCGACGTCGAACTGGTCGCCAAAACCGCCGCTGAATTGGGCGCCGAACCGGACGCGCGCGTGCTCGGCCTCCCCGTGAACGTCACCGACAAGGCCGCGTTCGCCGCCTTCCTCGACGAGGTGGAACGGGAGCTCGGCCCGCTCGACGTGCTCGTCAACAACGCGGGCATCATGCCCACCGGGTTGTTCGCCGAGGAGGACGAGGCGATGACGGAGCGGATCATCGATATCAACCTGCGCGGCGTGATCATCGGATCCCGTTTGGCCACAAGGCGTTTCCTGGCGCGCAAAAGCGGCCACCTCATCAACATCGCATCTCTTGCCGGGGCACAGGGCTTTCCGGGTCTGGCCACCTACTGCGCCACCAAACACGCGGTGGTCGGCTTCTCCTCGGCATTGCACCTCGAGTTGAAAGAGCACGGCGTACATGTCTCGGTGGTGCTGCCCGGGATCGTGCGCACCGAACTCTCGGCGGGCGCGAAGATGCCCGGCTGGATCGAACCGCTCACCACGGTGGATCCCGAGGACGTGGCAAATGCCGTCGTGCGCACCGTAATTCGGGAGAAGGCGCTCGTCACCGTGCCGCGGCGATTGGCGGCAATCATCAAGTCGGCGCAGTTGCTGCCGTATCGGGCGCAGCTGGCGGTGGCCGCATTCACCGGTGCGACAACGGCTTTCACCCAGCCCGACCCGGCGGTCCGGGAGATCTATCACCGCCGCCTGCGCGAGCAGTAG